From the genome of Solanum stenotomum isolate F172 chromosome 5, ASM1918654v1, whole genome shotgun sequence:
TCATTTCTTCAATGCAGATTAGGAAATATGACAACTGATGAGACAGGTGACTTGCGTGCGGCAGGGGTATATCAAGTGCTTGATGTTGGTTGTGGGGTTGCCAGTTTCTCTGCTTATCTTCTTCCACTTAACATAGAAACACTGTCTTTTGCTCCCAAAGATGGTcatgaaaatcaaattcaatttGCTTTGGAACGAGGAATCGGTGCTATGATATCTGCTATAGCTACAAAGCAGCTACCGTATCCAAGTAACTCTTTTGACATGGTCCATTGTTCCAGATGTCGAGTTGATTGGCATGAGAATGGTGAGTATTTCTTTCATTAAACATGCGAACCTTGTATACTTAAATGTTATTGACCTAGATCATTAAATAAGGAAACTGTATCTAATTATTTGGCTTTCTACATCATATATGTTAATAGTACATAAATTTGCAAATTTCAATGAATTTAATTCTGTGTTAGAATCTACAAGGCCTTAGATATCCTCCATAATAGACTTGTTCCACCGGCTTGATCATCATGGAGTTAATAGcttattctttttatatcaaGTAAACTTTACTCAAGACAATCTCGTGTTAACTAAACTGTTATAGCTGAGTTTCGAAGTATGAATATGACTCTGGTTCTCTAAGGTATTTGAAGGAGATTATCTAAGGTAGTCTTTTCATTATATGCAACCCATGCATGCAGCGGCGGAGACAAGAATTTTACTAAGGgatgtcaaaatataaaaaaaaatagacacataAAAGTTAAGGGAGTCATCTTCACCAGAAAATATACTGTTTAGTTGGGTCAAAATTTCagttttatgtatatataattatatactaTTTAGCCATatagtatatatacataaaactaaaattttgacAGTTAAACAGTATAATTTTCTAGCgaaggtggctccgccactgcatGCATGTCATGTAAATACACTATTATTGTAATTGAAGAAGATTATCTAAGGTACTCTTTTCATTATATGCTACCCATGCATGTAGCGGCGGAGACAAGAATTTTACTAaggggtgtcaaaatataaaaaaaatagacacacgTAAAAGTTAAGGGAGTCACCTTCGACAGAAAATATACTGTTTAGTTGGGTCAAAATTTCAGTTTTATGTATATGTACTGTTTAGCATAcagtatatatacataaaactaaaattttgacaaataaacAGTATAATTTTCTAGCgaaggtggctccgccactgcatGCATGCAGCGGCGGAGACAAGAATTTTACTAagaggtgtcaaaatataaaaaaaatagacagaCGTAAAAGTTAAGGGAGTCACCTTCGCCAGAAAATATACTGTTTAGTTGGgtcaaaatttaagttttatgtatatatactgTCTAGCCATatagtatatatacataaaactaaaattttgacAGTAGTATAATTTTCTAGCaaaggtggctccgccactgcatGCATGTCATGTAAATTCACTATTATTGTAATTGAAGGAGATTATCTAAGGTAGTCTTTTCATTATATGCTACACATGCATGCAGCGGCGGAGACAAGAATTTAACTAaggggtgtcaaaatataaaaaaaaaagacagacGTAAAAGTTAAGGGAGTCACCCTCGCCAGAAAATATACTGTTTAGTTGGgtcaaaatttaagttttatgtatatatactgTTTAGCCATGtagtatatatacataaaactaaaattttgacAGTATAATTTTCTGATGAAGGTGGCTCCGCCAATGCAGGCATGTCATGTAAATACACTATTATTGTAATTGAAGGAGATTGTCTAAGGTAGTCTTTAAATTATATGCTACCCATGCATGCAGCGGTGGAGACAAGAATTTTACCAAGGGGTgtcaaaatattaaagaaaatagaCAGACGTAAAAGTTAAGGGAGTCAGCTTCGCCagaaaatatactatttagttgggtcaaaattttagttttatcttttatgtatatttatgGTTTAGCCATatagtatatatacataaaactaaaattttgataGTTAAACAGTATAATTTTCTGGCgaaggtggctccgccactgcatGCATGTCACTAAATACACTATTATTGTTTTACAATGCTAAAATGCATTTTTCATATCGGTGTGCTGCAGATGGTATTCTACTCAAAGAGCTGAATCGGATATTAAGACCAAATGGATATTTTATCTATTCAGCTCCTCCTGCCTATAGAAAGGATAAGGATTTTCCGGAGATATGGGACAAACTAGTAAAGCTGACTTCTGGAATGTGCTGGAAGCTTATTGCACAGAAAGTTCAGACTGCAATATGGGTTAAGCAAGAAAATAATTCATGTCTTCAGCATAATGCTCAGGAGAAACTTGTAAACTTATGTGATTCTAAGGATGATTTGAAGCCGTCATGGAAAACACCTTTGAGGAACTGTGTTACCCTTAGTGACACTTCATCTTCTTTGAAGAAACTACCTCCTCGACCACAACGTCTTTCAGAGTATTCACAAAGTCTCAGTCGGATAGGTTTGTCAATTCTCTTCCTTGGTTTAGTTGTGTTCATGAATTGTCATCTCTTACTCTGAAATCAATTGTAGCGAATATATTCCTCATGCTCATTCACATGGTAAACAAATTAGATAATCTATAGTGTTGTAAGTttgatttttcaagaaaatccgCTTAGATTGTCTAAGATAAGGTGAAGAATTTGCATGATCTGCTATATGGTGTAACTATTCCAGTTGTCCAACTATGTTTTATTTGTCCTCATTATTGTCTATCATTATcttgttcttcaatttttttactacCGTTGTTTCTTTTACTTTGGCTATCTTTACTACTTTTGTTGTCATTCagtactttctttttttccaataaTCAGTCAAGAAGTTTGCTTTTGTGGTTCCTTTTCATTTCTCTCAAACTGTTagtgttatttttttctcaGCTGTTAAtgttacttcttctttttttaatcggTTTCTCAACGGCTAGTGTTATTATCACCTAAGATATCATTTCTGGCCTAAAATGCTAATATTATGCTTGATGATAATTGAGACTGTTGCTCCATTCAGTGGTGGAGCCAAAATCAGGGCAAGGGGGTTCATTCGTTTATACaaggttaaaattattttacgtATATATTGGAGATGTTGAATCCGCTTGGCTTCTTCATGTATTTACTTCATCATATTTTTGAACCTCCTTAATGAGAATCACCGACTCCGTTTGACACAGAAAATACCGGTTTATTCATCTGCACCGGAAAAGAGCTAAGCCCGGAAGTCACGGAGCTCTCTTCTCTTTCAATGGCAGCAGCTAGTTGAAGTTCAGTGTCAGCCGGATTTCTAAGCACTAGTCTTTCCTTCTCACTTTCTAACTcatagaaagaaatagagtCAACCCATGCGCCTTTTGCGGGGTGAGCAAAAATCCTTTTCCTGGATCCTGGTATGAACTCAATCCGTCCCATTCGGCGAAGCAATCTTGGACCCTCTTGGCTGCGTTGTGCTTGGATGCACTAGTCTTCCACGCTAGTGATGAGCTGAAACCTGCCCCCATTCGGCGGTTCATGTGCCACCACAATGGCATAGCATCAAAAGAGTGACCGGAACCTGTCCCTGACCCTGACCAGCTCGTAAGTTGCATTGCGCTGCTGGTCGGCACAACGGAGCATCAAAAGCAAGTCTTTTTGATTGCCCTGCTGACCTTTTCTAAAAGTACCTTGGATCGGAATCTGGTTGTAAAGTAAAGAAGGGTGGTGCGCTTACGAATTCGAGttattttgatagaaagaaAAATCAGAATTGGTCCTGGGTCATTGTTTTTCAACTATCCGCTGTTAAATCTGGTCTAGCCAGCGGACAATTGAAAAACAATACGACCCAGGACCAATTCTGGttctttctatcaaaataaatcaaattcgAAAGCGCACCACCATTCTTTACTTTACAACCAACCTCCGACCCAAGGTGTTTTTAAAAAAGGTTAGAGgggaaataaaaaagacttgCTTTTGATGCCCCGCTGTGCCGACCCACAACAGGATGCTACTTACGAGCTGGTCAGGGACAGGTTCCTGTCACTCTTTCGATGGTATGCCATTGTGGTGGGCTGGTGGCAAGGGAACCGCCGAATGGGGGCAGTTTTCTTCTCATCGCTAGCGTGTGAAAGACTAGTGCATCCAAGCACAACGCAGCCAAGAGGGTCCAAGATTGCTTCGTCGCTCCGGAGGTTGTTCCCATCATTGAAGTCAGGGTGTAGGACTGAGCCTTCCgaatgagaaagaagaaaagtgcTTAGTTTCATTGGAAAAACCAATGCAGATATCATATTGACTCTCTCATCCTACTTCTAAAGATAGATAGAAAAGGGTTGGAGAGAATTTCAGAAAGTCATTCTCTCCTTTCTAAAGCTGCGCAAGGTTGCCCCCCAGAACAAAGCCCACCCCTCTTTTCCCCCTTTAATGAAGGACCCTCGCCTTGCTTCCTATCCATTTGTGGGTCTGGACCcggttttttttcaattttgagaaTCAACCAACGGAAAAATTCGTAGCCCAGGTGACTCACAGCCTCCCTCTCGCCCAAATAAATGGGATGAATTGGAATGGCTTAACTTACTCCCCATACGAGTTCGGAAAGGAAGCTAGCGAACCTAGGGTCAACACCAAGGTAGGGGAAAGGGAAAAGAACGATGTTTGAGGTGAACGGAAGCACGCATTTCACCAGCTTTTGGTCTGAATACAGATATAACGAATTTCTTTGTAGATGATCCTTCTAGTAGAGGGGGATTCTAACAACCTTTGGTTCAAAGAGAAAAGGAAACGAAACAATAAAGGTTCACTTTCATTGGTGCTACCCCCTACACGTATATTGGGGTGAGAGTGGAATATGACACATGTTCCTTTGGGGGGGGTTTGAATAAGGAAGCTTTACGGAGATtatcatttcattttttaggAAGTCTCATATGTCTGACATGCTCAAATCAATTTCTTGCAGGTATTGATCGTGAAAAATTCTTGGCTGATACAATCTATTGGCAAGATCAAGTTCGCCATTACTGGAGATTGATGAATGTTGAGGAGAAAGAAATACGTAATGTAATGGACATGAGTGCTTCCCTAGGTGGATTTGCTGTTGGTTTAAATACATGGCCTGTCTGGGTGATGAATGTAGTTCCTATAACCATGAATGACACCCTGTCTGCTGTTTACGGCAGGGGTCTTACAGGCATTTTTCATGACTGGTAGGCTATTAACTTAGTTTACTTACCTATAAGCACTAACTGATTTACAAAGGCTATGCCTAACAAATATCTTGGTCGAATTTGTAGGTGTGAGCCATTCTCCACATATCCCCGCACTTATGATTTGTTGCATGCCAATCATCTTCTTTCTCACTACAAAAATCGTGAAGAAGGTTGTTTAATTGAAGATATCATGCTGGAGATGGACCGTATTCTACGACCTCAGGTAAGGGgtttcattttgatttgatgCTCGAGAGACTAAATATTTAATCAATTGATTAACTGAAAGCATCTGCAAGATTTATATTTTACATTTGACAGTTTAGAATAAGCGTATTAGCTTGATATATGACATATGTTAAAGAGAGAAGGCCTCAGAAAAGGAAGCATTTAGTTTCTcgtatatttaatatatttatttgaatcaGTTGTCAAAGTACAATATCCTATTTTACAACAGCATAGTACCTCAGTgcaatcccacaagtggggtctgggaagGATAGGATGTAcatagaccttacccctacctttataaggtagagaggttgtttccgatagacccttggctcgaaagaaagaaaagaactcGAAACATGGTAGCAAGATAATATGACAGCAAAATAGCAAGGTACAAAGCAAATGAAAAGGAATACCCAAAGATAGTAATACACATTGAAAATATGATCCTTGATCTCCAATTCTCCTCGTATGTTGAAAATGGGGTGGAGATGGAACTAGAAATGCATTGGTTTCCCAAGCATAACTTAGACATTCTTCTACTTGTTCTCAAGTTCctttattaaagaaaaacaacttGTTCTCAAGTTCTACACTGACAATTTCTTGACAGAGTTTTAATTAACATAACGCGACTACCAATTTTCTTTGAGCTTAGTGTGTTGGATGAGAGTTTGTATGatcattcatatatattatcttttagAGGCGCAAAAAGATGTTCCCTTGTTACGGGTGGGGGTTGCAAAGAACTCTTAGAAAATGAACTTCCCTTTCAATGTATGAGATGCTACATATATATGTCAACTGAATTGAGCTAAACAAGATCCAGCTCGGATATGCGTGTTGCGATTGTGACATGTGAAATCCCATTGTGAATGGTTATTTATGCTTGTGTCCTGAAGTTTCAACTGCGAACCAATCTAAGGTTGTCAAGTGACATGCAGGGATTTATCATAATTAGAGATGAAGAGCCCATCGTATCAAGAATACAAGCTCTTGCTCCAAAATTTCTCTGGGATGTTGAACTTCATTTGCTAGAGAACCATCAGAGAAAGACGGAGCCGGTCTTATTTTGCAGGAAAAAGTTTTGGGCTATTGCCTGAGGTAGTTTTGCCCGTGATTGCTAGTCGAAAGGCAGATGTTACTATCTTCTGGAATGTTCTAAATGTCCCTTATGCAACTACAGTAATTTCTCCTGGTTCACTACTATCTTTTCCTACAGCTCACGACTAACCTTGAACCGGCCAATGCCACATGGATGTAGAGGCCCACGAGTCATGAACTTCTTTACCCTGAGTAGAAGCAATGACGGTATCTGAGGGATAAACATATTCATTATATTCGTGTAACTTATTTGTTGAATGGTAAATTCATTTATGTTTCATAGTTAATGTTTTCGTTTTCGTTCTTAACTTTGTAATTGTTGTATACATGATAGAACAAATTCATTACTGTAACATAAAGAACTGAGTTTTGTCACAGCTCTTCATTTTCCTATATTGTTTCGGACTTTTCAAAATTGTCGACATGTGCGTGTCATATCTTctaaaagtagtgcatttttaaAGATACgataacatttttgaagagtctgccCAACACTGAATTAATTGTTCCTTCCCAATGCAATTATTATTGCCAAGAGTTGGTATCCATTAAATTTCTCATTTGTTGCATTTTCAACTAGGacataaagtaatatatatattcatgctTTGTCTCTCAATTAATACCTCTCTCTTTCACATCACATCAGCAACTAACTTCCAGGACTTTAGGTTgcttttgaaatgaaaaaaggTGAAAAAGTTGTGTGTTTCTTTGTTGATAGTAATTGAAATTAGATACCGCGAGAATTCATATAGCGGACTTTAACTTATTTAGAATTGAGAAGTAGTAGTTGTTACTTAGCCGATTAGCGCGTACCTTGACTAGTTTATTAGATACGTCTTTTCACCAATATAATGTGTAGACATCACCCTTTCTAGACTTCACTTGTGAAATTTTACTCGATATGTTAtaattaagtttaaaaaaaaaagtaaattgacCTCCACTTCATAGCATCCATGAAGATAGCAACAACTAATTACTAGTATTAAAGTACTGTATTTTAAAGTTCCTAACAAATAGTGCCAATATATAGGGACAAGATTTTTAAAACAAGGAAAAGAACATTAATGATAAATGAAGCTATTGACATGACAAGACAGCCCCATACTTGTGAGTCATTGACCCACTCTCTTCACACATCTTTAACTCTCCTTGTCTCCTAGCGTTCGAAATTctttcgtcgaaaaattatactctatataactaaaataaaaatataattaattacatatACACCATGATCAattgctttttttaaaaaaaaaaatagcatagataaaataattatctaagTCATGAGATCATATCAAACTACATTAACATATTTAGTGTAATTTCGAAAAGTGTGCCTACGCGACCTTATTCATGTCTTGAGAAggtagaaatattattttaaaataaagcaataacataaattaattatgtaaaacagTATTGAAACAATGAATAAGAAGAATAACgacaaacaaataatataatagtCAAAACTAAGAAGATAATAAaagcaaataataaaataatattgatacGTAACTAGACAACATATGACTACCTACTAAGTACTAACCTTCTATATATCCTAATAATTgacctataatttttttctatataaaatCATGTCGTCGATAAGTTACGGATGTATCATGTATTGTCTAGTTCTCTCCAAAAACTACTATAGTATTATTCCATTACAAGTCCTCTACTCCACAAGCGACACCTATactattataaattattttaagtcaCAAGTTCAAATCGAACTATATATGACGTTATACCATTATTTGAATCttcttatataaatttttgaCTCCGACTCCGACTCCGATGGCCCCACTTCTCTACACCTTATCTCTTTGCCAGAGTCTGCTACTTCCTTCTGCTAGAATACCTATGGTCCCTTTGACTCTATCACTTTATAATATATTGgctaaataatttctttttttcactcTATATTATAGTAGCAAAGAAACTAGTCCTGCTTTTTTGTTTCTGGTTTTTAAGGTTACCTTTCTTTAGATCTTTTATTGGCTCTTCTTTACCCCTCCGTGCTGTTTTATGTGATATTATTTAACTTAACACGATGTctaaggaaaaaatgaaattttttgaaatttgtaatcTAAAACAATTCTTAGATATTTCTATTTCAATAAATCATTTCGCtaagattaaattatttttaattgtgataaaaataatattctttttgtgTCGGACTAATTatggtggggtgggggtgggggtggggggttggGAGTTGCTCGTGTGCATGCAGGCACATGAGTACGTACAAATAACCAGTAGAAGTACTTAGTACTATTTTATATCTCTTCTATGATATATCAACATCATATATGTATGGGCCTTAGTAGTTGGTAATAGACAAAACAAGGCCCATTTGATAACAATTTCGAAATAAAATACGAGattatttaattgagaaaatcataaatatatcgGTGCTTTGAGCCCTAACCACCTATCATATTACCTAAAAAACTTGTGATACTAGTACTGCGTATCGATCTGCTTTGTATCGTATGTTCTCTTTATATCGACCTGATGTGTAAATCGAGCGAATATATACAATGATTATGAAGCGAATTGATATAAATCTATATATGCAAACATATACAAATCGACAGATAAAATCCAAACTTtcactatatattataatttttgtaaACGCTTACTACTTTGGGTATATACATGACATATGTTTGCCTATTAGATAATTTACCCTATTTTATTTCACATTTGGTTATAAATATTAGTTTGTCCTATGAACTATTTTGTATTGAAATGATGGAATTAGCTATCTCATGttagaaaataatatagttATAGTCTCATGAAAAATCCTTGTCTAGCGCACTATCCCATTCCGCTATTTGTTAGAGAACATCATCCGCCTTTGTTTGAGAATGTTTTAATCTCTCAACGTGaaactttttcaacatcaaattTAATCGGACATCAATATAAATACAACACCCCGAGGAAAAGGCATAAAAAAAAGGGCCAAATTACAGTTACCACTTGCAGGCACACATTATGGTGCTTCCTGCTATCCATTCCATAAG
Proteins encoded in this window:
- the LOC125866343 gene encoding probable methyltransferase PMT6, which encodes MSGSLISSRAFDWYTGQMIIIALLVMVGSFYTGTLFGENPSLYIHQEQQQSENLTVDSNPISSESSSGILKFRNKIALSYRVVPLTIPETGINVCPLKFNEYIPCHDISYVKELMPKLDLSRKEELERHCPPLDRRLFCLVPPPADYKIPIRWPTSRDYVWRSNINHTHLAEVKGGQNWVHEKDQLWWFPGGGTHFKHGATEYIERLGNMTTDETGDLRAAGVYQVLDVGCGVASFSAYLLPLNIETLSFAPKDGHENQIQFALERGIGAMISAIATKQLPYPSNSFDMVHCSRCRVDWHENDGILLKELNRILRPNGYFIYSAPPAYRKDKDFPEIWDKLVKLTSGMCWKLIAQKVQTAIWVKQENNSCLQHNAQEKLVNLCDSKDDLKPSWKTPLRNCVTLSDTSSSLKKLPPRPQRLSEYSQSLSRIGIDREKFLADTIYWQDQVRHYWRLMNVEEKEIRNVMDMSASLGGFAVGLNTWPVWVMNVVPITMNDTLSAVYGRGLTGIFHDWCEPFSTYPRTYDLLHANHLLSHYKNREEGCLIEDIMLEMDRILRPQGFIIIRDEEPIVSRIQALAPKFLWDVELHLLENHQRKTEPVLFCRKKFWAIA